A genomic segment from Chloracidobacterium sp. encodes:
- a CDS encoding zinc ribbon domain-containing protein produces the protein MQDRTYRLPCGFHLATLANDIRHFFLMRDHRVQVVPVGETIIIQAVRDSTLTTLLGQSSALTVRLQPIGDRLLVEVGTSKWLEKAALGVVGYVLLGPLVVLPIVGAFNQLKLVEDLWAHLDAYFAQQVTDRWQPPAAPPEPSYRSPTPPPRQSDEQLCIACRAPMPPTAVFCSRCGARASVVPYPAGVASTLPTCPQCGLVNQVGARFCSGCGYRFP, from the coding sequence ATGCAGGATCGCACCTACCGTCTCCCATGCGGATTTCATCTTGCCACTTTGGCCAACGACATTCGCCATTTTTTCCTGATGCGCGACCACCGCGTCCAAGTTGTGCCGGTGGGCGAAACAATCATCATCCAAGCGGTGCGCGATTCAACCCTGACGACGCTGCTTGGCCAGTCCTCGGCCCTGACAGTGCGACTGCAACCAATAGGGGACCGTCTGCTAGTTGAGGTTGGGACAAGCAAGTGGTTGGAAAAAGCCGCGCTGGGTGTTGTCGGCTATGTTTTGTTAGGGCCGCTTGTCGTCCTCCCAATTGTTGGCGCGTTCAATCAACTCAAACTGGTCGAGGATCTGTGGGCGCATTTGGACGCCTACTTTGCTCAACAAGTCACTGACCGGTGGCAGCCGCCAGCGGCACCGCCGGAACCGTCTTACCGCAGTCCTACGCCGCCGCCACGTCAGAGTGACGAGCAACTTTGCATTGCCTGCCGCGCCCCAATGCCGCCCACCGCCGTCTTCTGTTCCCGCTGTGGGGCGCGAGCTTCTGTCGTGCCGTACCCTGCCGGGGTCGCAAGTACGCTGCCGACTTGCCCCCAGTGCGGCCTCGTCAATCAGGTGGGGGCTCGTTTTTGTTCGGGGTGTGGCTACAGATTCCCGTAG
- a CDS encoding ATP-binding protein: MKGRWTAWLAGVVFLILSILGEWRQAAAHPEPAFRRLNQAHGLSNNGVLALLQDRQGFIWIATEDGLNRYDGVEFKIFRIQEDGRTPTFTVCSLYESRDGVLWVGTNARGLARFDRWTETFSFITEGLPVDHQGRYPRIEAILEDNEGVLWIGSWAGIGRLTPDRRRILPYTLGSETRYPRVTAIAQDTRGRLWFGGMAGLWRLSPPSMLPVLRHTFPNNVQEQGVRSLCLVDDMLYVGGWQGLYVVDTATERLLEDIPGRRALAGAHINVIRASLDKQWLWLGTGDGLLRYHRQTGEVVKIQSDPRYATSLGGNDVRSLLVDRTGALWVGDGGYGISLYAPSTQRFHWLHHDPFEPNSLSGNFIRGLAEAPDGTVWVATQYDGVNQVDLKTGRVVRYEPRADNTSALPAVGWVWAVCVDHRGEVWLGTKTGVYRLDARWRRFVPVPNMPRASVHAIFEDRRRNLWFGFGSDGLYCLADDRRTLQVFQPAAIQMPPDVSDGIQCLYEDRAGRIWVGYENAVSRLDPVTQEVRVYTHRELGGRRADGFYVVHVNEDQSGNLWVSTKGLGVHRYDAQTDAFVEHLTTANGLPHDNAYGVLPDDDSRLWISTDRGLVCYNPVTKHIEIFGLGSGLQGLEFNRAAVLKLSSGALLFGGPNGLNWFFPRDIKRSSDGPPVAITEARTLDRALPITPQGLTLQPDDRALTLKFVALDFSAPEENRYAYRLIGFDRDWRLAAGALQATYTNLPPGEYVFRVKAANPDGVWNETGVSVLIRVQAPWWRTWWASILYTCAGGVALILAFRFQAHRLGLAAALREAELRATLLARENRQRAESEALLRSKNEALALANAQLEASKQTIEAANAQLREANERLQELDRIKQGFTAMLVHDLKSPLAVVLATLEFLEMQNEGDADALELIQAAKTNVANMTALITELLEVFRAEAQDIQLSPHELDVTTLLHQCIAAAQIMAREKNIEVQPAIPSNLPLIRADGKKLERVFMNLLSNAIKFTPAQGMVTVEAAVFEGVGVEVGKRYIQVSITDTGPGIPAEELPYIFDPYRQSNTQQRSLGVGLGLSIVRRIMAAHGGTVSVRSQVGVGSTFTVIIPVAETSGAFALSAMTGQVARRTPTGICSHTPNKNEPPPD; the protein is encoded by the coding sequence ATGAAAGGGCGTTGGACAGCGTGGCTTGCCGGGGTGGTTTTCCTCATCCTGTCCATTTTGGGTGAGTGGCGCCAGGCCGCCGCGCATCCAGAACCAGCCTTTCGACGGCTCAACCAAGCTCACGGTCTGTCAAACAATGGTGTTCTTGCTTTGCTTCAAGATCGGCAGGGGTTCATCTGGATTGCTACCGAAGACGGGCTGAACCGCTATGACGGCGTTGAGTTCAAAATCTTTCGCATCCAGGAGGATGGGCGAACCCCAACCTTTACGGTATGCAGCTTGTACGAGTCGCGCGACGGCGTATTGTGGGTGGGGACGAATGCACGCGGTCTCGCCCGTTTCGACCGCTGGACGGAAACTTTCTCCTTCATCACTGAAGGGCTGCCGGTTGACCACCAAGGGCGCTATCCGCGCATCGAGGCCATCTTGGAAGACAACGAAGGCGTGCTCTGGATTGGCTCATGGGCGGGCATTGGGCGGCTCACGCCAGACCGCAGACGGATTTTACCGTACACCTTGGGAAGCGAAACGCGGTATCCGCGCGTCACCGCCATCGCCCAAGATACACGGGGACGGTTGTGGTTTGGCGGGATGGCGGGCTTATGGCGGCTATCGCCGCCCTCTATGCTCCCTGTTTTGCGGCACACTTTCCCCAATAATGTACAGGAGCAAGGCGTTCGCAGTCTGTGTTTGGTGGATGACATGCTCTACGTCGGCGGCTGGCAAGGGCTGTATGTCGTGGACACCGCCACTGAGCGCTTACTGGAGGACATTCCTGGACGAAGGGCGCTGGCTGGGGCGCATATCAACGTCATTCGAGCCAGCCTTGACAAGCAATGGCTCTGGTTAGGAACGGGCGACGGATTGCTGCGGTACCATCGGCAAACCGGAGAGGTTGTGAAAATTCAATCGGATCCACGCTACGCAACCAGTCTAGGCGGCAACGATGTCCGGTCGCTATTGGTGGATCGAACCGGCGCACTGTGGGTCGGCGACGGCGGCTATGGGATCAGCCTCTACGCTCCCTCCACCCAGCGGTTTCACTGGCTACATCATGATCCATTTGAGCCGAACTCACTCAGCGGCAACTTTATTCGTGGTTTGGCGGAAGCGCCGGACGGAACGGTGTGGGTCGCCACCCAGTACGACGGCGTCAACCAAGTTGATCTGAAAACCGGGCGTGTTGTGCGGTATGAGCCGCGCGCCGACAACACCAGCGCGCTGCCCGCCGTAGGATGGGTTTGGGCCGTCTGTGTGGATCATCGAGGCGAAGTGTGGCTTGGAACCAAAACCGGCGTGTATCGCCTTGATGCACGATGGCGGCGGTTTGTCCCCGTACCGAATATGCCCCGCGCCAGCGTTCACGCCATCTTTGAGGATCGCCGCCGCAACTTGTGGTTTGGCTTCGGATCAGATGGACTCTACTGCCTAGCGGACGACCGAAGAACACTCCAAGTATTCCAACCGGCGGCTATTCAAATGCCGCCCGATGTGTCGGATGGCATTCAGTGCCTGTATGAAGACCGCGCTGGACGGATTTGGGTTGGTTATGAAAACGCCGTTTCACGGCTAGATCCGGTCACGCAGGAGGTCCGGGTGTATACGCACCGGGAACTGGGCGGACGGCGGGCCGATGGCTTCTATGTTGTGCATGTCAACGAGGATCAGTCCGGCAACCTATGGGTGTCCACCAAGGGACTCGGTGTACACCGCTACGACGCGCAAACTGACGCTTTTGTGGAGCACCTAACGACGGCTAACGGACTGCCGCACGACAACGCTTATGGGGTGCTGCCCGATGACGACAGCCGACTCTGGATCTCAACCGACCGGGGGCTGGTTTGCTACAACCCTGTGACGAAACACATTGAGATATTCGGGTTGGGGAGCGGCTTGCAGGGACTGGAATTCAACCGCGCCGCCGTACTCAAGCTATCCTCTGGAGCGCTGCTCTTTGGTGGACCAAACGGCCTCAACTGGTTCTTTCCACGTGACATCAAACGCAGCTCGGACGGACCGCCGGTGGCGATCACCGAAGCGCGCACCCTAGACCGTGCTTTACCGATTACGCCGCAGGGACTGACCCTGCAGCCTGACGATCGCGCTCTGACGCTGAAGTTTGTCGCGTTGGATTTCAGCGCGCCGGAGGAGAACCGCTACGCCTATCGGCTGATCGGCTTTGACCGGGACTGGCGGCTGGCAGCGGGCGCGCTGCAAGCGACCTACACGAACTTGCCGCCCGGCGAGTATGTCTTTCGAGTCAAAGCCGCCAATCCGGACGGCGTATGGAATGAAACTGGGGTAAGTGTGCTGATCCGGGTGCAAGCCCCGTGGTGGCGGACGTGGTGGGCGTCCATCCTATACACTTGCGCCGGCGGGGTTGCGCTGATACTAGCGTTCCGCTTTCAGGCACACCGCCTAGGCCTAGCGGCTGCTCTGCGTGAAGCCGAACTCAGGGCAACCCTGCTCGCACGTGAAAACCGGCAGCGCGCTGAGTCGGAGGCGCTGCTCAGGAGCAAGAATGAAGCCCTAGCGCTGGCAAACGCGCAACTGGAAGCGTCCAAGCAAACGATTGAAGCCGCCAACGCCCAACTGCGTGAGGCGAACGAGCGCCTGCAGGAACTGGATCGCATCAAGCAGGGTTTTACTGCCATGCTGGTGCATGACCTCAAATCGCCGCTGGCGGTCGTATTGGCCACACTGGAGTTTCTTGAAATGCAAAATGAAGGCGACGCCGATGCGCTTGAACTGATCCAAGCCGCCAAAACCAATGTCGCCAACATGACGGCGCTCATCACCGAACTGCTGGAGGTCTTTCGCGCCGAAGCGCAGGACATTCAACTTTCGCCTCATGAGCTTGACGTGACCACTCTGCTTCATCAGTGCATCGCCGCCGCGCAAATTATGGCGCGGGAGAAAAACATCGAAGTGCAACCCGCCATACCATCCAACCTCCCGCTCATCCGCGCCGACGGCAAGAAATTAGAGCGTGTTTTTATGAACTTGCTCTCTAATGCGATTAAGTTCACGCCAGCGCAGGGCATGGTCACGGTTGAAGCCGCAGTGTTTGAAGGCGTCGGCGTTGAGGTCGGCAAACGCTACATCCAGGTTTCCATCACCGACACCGGGCCAGGGATTCCTGCCGAAGAACTGCCATACATTTTTGATCCCTATCGACAGTCGAACACACAACAGCGCTCGCTGGGTGTCGGCTTAGGCTTGTCCATTGTGCGGCGCATTATGGCCGCCCATGGCGGTACGGTTTCTGTACGCAGTCAGGTCGGCGTCGGAAGCACCTTTACCGTGATAATACCCGTCGCGGAGACCAGCGGCGCGTTTGCATTATCAGCGATGACAGGGCAAGTTGCGCGCCGGACGCCTACGGGAATCTGTAGCCACACCCCGAACAAAAACGAGCCCCCACCTGATTGA
- a CDS encoding zinc ribbon domain-containing protein, translating to MPYYCPNCGALNEDTVTACFNCGAPNPTMPPLGSADSGTDIGTTTPFEAPTQLQSPYQAPLYPPPTPSTYTSPPYPYPTPPATYTPPAYGQVGYPPPAFFPEVGRLQSQARNSLILGLLGLLCCGLLGPIALGIGIQAKNGLQRLGVNDGQGIALAGAILGGVATAAWVLWLVVSLISK from the coding sequence ATGCCGTACTACTGCCCGAACTGTGGCGCGCTCAATGAAGATACCGTAACGGCTTGCTTCAACTGTGGGGCGCCAAATCCGACTATGCCGCCGTTGGGCTCGGCCGACAGCGGCACGGACATTGGCACGACGACTCCATTCGAAGCGCCGACGCAACTGCAATCGCCTTATCAAGCGCCGTTGTATCCGCCGCCGACACCTAGTACCTACACCTCGCCACCCTATCCCTACCCCACACCGCCGGCGACTTACACGCCTCCAGCCTACGGGCAAGTTGGGTATCCACCGCCAGCTTTCTTCCCAGAGGTCGGACGCCTACAATCGCAGGCACGGAATTCGTTGATTCTTGGTCTTCTGGGGTTGTTGTGCTGCGGTCTTTTAGGGCCGATTGCTCTAGGCATTGGTATTCAGGCGAAAAATGGCCTGCAGCGCCTTGGCGTCAACGACGGACAGGGCATAGCGCTTGCTGGCGCTATTCTTGGTGGTGTGGCGACCGCCGCTTGGGTGCTGTGGCTGGTTGTGAGCTTGATTTCAAAGTAA
- a CDS encoding ABC transporter ATP-binding protein, which yields MDHHPPAIEMRGVTKRFGALVANDAVTLRIAPRSIHAVIGENGAGKSTAMNILYGLYTPDAGEIVLHGRTVRFASPRDAIAAGLGMVHQHFMLVPTLTVLENVILGAEPCAGLTVDYTGARQKLLDLCARYKLRADPDALISELSVGEQQRVEILKTLYRGAEVLILDEPTAVLTPPEVEELFTVLRALRAQGKTIIIITHKLNEVLALSDRVTVMRDGRVVGEVETHRTSAEELARLMVGRDVLLRVEKTPARPKDVLLEVDRLTLTKPNGARALQGVSFQVRAGEVVGVAGVEGNGQSELIECLAGLLKPTAGDARLLGRSIVGLSPRAIRALGVAHVPEDRHKRALLLDFNLSDNVILGDHYHPPAARFGVLDRPYIHRRTEALLRDFDVRPPNPLALSRSLSGGNQQKLVVGREFELPPKLLLVAQPTRGVDIGAIEFIHRKLLALRDTGVGVLLVSAELEEVLSLSDRLLVMYDGRIVGEVDPAHTSQAALGLLMTGAADPVSAGGA from the coding sequence ATGGACCATCACCCGCCGGCTATTGAAATGCGCGGCGTCACTAAGCGTTTCGGCGCGCTGGTCGCCAACGACGCTGTGACGCTTAGGATTGCGCCGCGCAGCATTCACGCCGTCATTGGTGAAAACGGGGCCGGTAAATCCACGGCGATGAACATCCTCTACGGCCTCTATACACCGGACGCCGGGGAAATCGTCCTGCACGGGCGGACAGTGCGTTTTGCCTCCCCACGCGACGCCATCGCCGCCGGCCTGGGCATGGTACACCAGCACTTCATGCTCGTGCCGACGCTAACCGTTCTGGAAAACGTCATCCTCGGTGCAGAGCCGTGCGCCGGACTCACGGTGGACTACACTGGCGCACGACAAAAGCTGCTTGATTTGTGTGCGCGGTACAAACTGCGCGCTGACCCGGACGCGCTCATCAGTGAACTCTCCGTCGGCGAACAGCAGCGGGTTGAGATTCTCAAGACGCTATACCGTGGCGCGGAAGTGCTGATCCTCGATGAACCGACAGCTGTTCTGACGCCGCCGGAAGTTGAAGAACTCTTCACCGTCCTTCGCGCCCTCCGCGCCCAAGGTAAAACCATCATCATCATCACCCACAAGCTCAATGAGGTGCTGGCGCTATCCGACCGCGTCACCGTCATGCGCGACGGCAGGGTCGTCGGCGAGGTGGAAACCCACCGGACTTCGGCTGAGGAGCTTGCGCGTCTCATGGTCGGGCGGGACGTACTCCTTCGGGTTGAGAAAACGCCGGCCCGCCCGAAAGACGTGTTGCTTGAGGTTGACCGATTGACGCTGACCAAACCGAATGGCGCACGGGCGCTTCAAGGGGTGTCCTTTCAAGTCCGGGCCGGTGAAGTTGTTGGTGTCGCCGGCGTCGAGGGTAACGGTCAGTCGGAGCTTATTGAGTGTCTGGCCGGGCTTCTAAAGCCAACGGCGGGCGACGCCCGGCTGCTCGGCAGGTCCATCGTTGGGCTGTCACCGCGCGCCATCCGAGCGTTGGGCGTGGCGCACGTCCCTGAAGATCGTCACAAACGTGCGCTTCTGCTGGATTTCAATCTCTCGGACAACGTCATCCTCGGCGATCATTATCATCCGCCGGCGGCGCGATTTGGCGTCCTCGACCGTCCCTACATCCACCGGCGCACGGAGGCGCTGCTACGGGACTTTGATGTCCGCCCCCCGAATCCACTAGCGTTGTCGCGGTCGCTGTCGGGCGGCAACCAACAAAAGTTGGTCGTTGGGCGGGAGTTTGAACTGCCGCCGAAACTGTTGCTGGTCGCTCAGCCGACCCGTGGTGTGGACATTGGAGCCATTGAGTTCATTCACCGTAAACTGCTGGCGTTGCGCGACACCGGGGTCGGTGTCCTACTGGTGTCAGCTGAGTTGGAAGAGGTTCTGTCGCTTAGTGACCGGTTGCTGGTTATGTATGATGGCCGCATCGTCGGTGAGGTTGATCCGGCTCACACATCTCAAGCTGCGCTCGGTTTGCTGATGACCGGCGCAGCTGATCCTGTCTCCGCTGGCGGCGCTTAG
- a CDS encoding peptidylprolyl isomerase: protein MAAKLIATLVTNFGEIRFELLPEDAPKTVENFTLLANCGYYTNVTFHRVIRGFMIQGGDPTGTGAGGESAFGGEFADEINPNSPLYQTGYVPGVVAMANRGPNTNGSQFFIIHKKCALPPNYTIFGRVVSGQEVVDAIAETPTNAQDQPLKPVVIQSARVEEVAAP, encoded by the coding sequence ATGGCCGCCAAGCTCATCGCTACCTTGGTCACAAACTTCGGCGAGATTCGGTTTGAGCTCCTGCCTGAAGACGCCCCAAAAACCGTTGAAAACTTTACCCTGCTGGCCAATTGCGGCTACTACACAAACGTCACATTTCATCGCGTCATTCGCGGCTTTATGATTCAGGGCGGCGATCCGACGGGGACGGGTGCCGGCGGCGAGTCCGCCTTTGGAGGCGAATTCGCCGATGAAATCAATCCCAACTCGCCGCTGTACCAGACGGGTTATGTGCCGGGCGTCGTTGCGATGGCGAATCGAGGGCCAAACACGAACGGCAGCCAGTTCTTCATCATCCACAAAAAGTGCGCCCTGCCGCCGAACTACACCATTTTTGGGCGCGTCGTGTCTGGGCAGGAGGTGGTGGACGCCATTGCTGAGACGCCGACCAACGCCCAAGATCAGCCGCTCAAACCAGTAGTGATTCAATCAGCCCGTGTAGAGGAAGTCGCCGCGCCGTGA
- a CDS encoding peptidylprolyl isomerase, with product MKRFLNRLLPTQKQTTVGVRVCCGAVWVASALTCACATSSPVPAPPPPPPTTPAASFNTTPAKRLVATLETSKGRIQFELLPQDAPKTCENFRLLAERKYYNGLTFHRVIKGFMIQTGDPRGDGTGGESAFGGEFADEIDPKSPLYLAGYKAGIVAMANRGPNTNGSQFFIMHRDYQLPPNYTIFGRVIAGQEVVDAIAETPTGPNDRPLTPVRIISATVSEL from the coding sequence ATGAAACGCTTTCTGAATCGGCTTCTTCCGACGCAAAAACAAACCACTGTAGGTGTCCGGGTCTGCTGCGGCGCCGTATGGGTGGCGTCGGCGCTGACGTGTGCCTGCGCCACGTCGTCGCCGGTACCGGCTCCACCGCCGCCACCGCCGACCACACCGGCGGCGTCCTTCAACACAACCCCGGCGAAACGATTGGTAGCGACGCTGGAGACCTCCAAAGGGCGAATTCAGTTTGAACTCCTGCCGCAGGACGCCCCCAAAACATGTGAGAACTTTCGCCTGCTGGCGGAACGCAAATACTACAACGGCCTGACGTTTCACCGCGTGATCAAGGGCTTCATGATCCAAACTGGCGATCCACGGGGCGACGGTACCGGCGGTGAATCGGCCTTCGGCGGTGAGTTTGCGGACGAAATTGACCCAAAGTCGCCGTTGTATCTAGCCGGCTACAAGGCCGGCATCGTAGCGATGGCCAATCGCGGACCAAACACCAACGGCAGTCAGTTCTTCATTATGCACCGCGATTACCAACTCCCGCCGAACTACACCATTTTTGGGCGCGTCATTGCAGGGCAGGAGGTCGTGGACGCCATCGCCGAGACCCCGACTGGCCCCAACGACCGACCGCTTACCCCAGTGCGGATCATCTCGGCGACGGTCAGTGAACTATGA
- a CDS encoding CHAT domain-containing protein, translated as MASRWLAAVFLLMATVTACRPSQTPSGVLEVWRRLRQWPVTTPHGFRLSGVQTPPDAGATTLDAAKAAEAAAVVTATALDPAQRDHACLWRDLAAGDIRSARRRLLTAVPNADSAWVNDRAAAYAEWALHSGRPESFEAALRSFGEALRDAALSDTARFNRALLFQRLGLSARAETEWRRYLADAPTDAWAATAQRHLADLSRQPPDAVALWTTFDRLAARSESAEMERFLADHLGRLIGDGLSEAAQNFLVSGDEQHLARLRQVADAARRRGEEHWVGDLVESLTAIRLNGRATEWLTAYHVLLQARRLYPIEGKPTAAEPLYAQAHRTFLALGDSASAAEAELGLVYCAVQMPDIELLDRRSSRLLAAAQARRYVRLEGQVLRVRAQLALRQADAPSAVAQCRAALARFQTLADWEEYQRTLLILSDAYERQGRSAAALAALRDLLQTGLQHGTNLRRRSQACAFAARTCAAAGAFELGLVFAEEARVMAEGQAFPAFQLDAETLLAVLGVRLGRRTEAAAALARAEAIFAGVTDPRLRAVLALDFLPTAAWCRMELGEPTAALRLCAAAAKSLRIGRHDAYRPLVDSVRGAAYLALGDDQAAEAALSEGIRRLEGLRQKLAQTPDRQRFFHRHADLYEQMARLHLRRGRTYEALDWFERARARTLLDRRRTQEGTACAVRALQRSLPDNLVVVAYAVDDHGVEGFVLDRRTLRRRTLPITRERLTRMTEALLRCLSDPTDQIAPLRQAGQALEAELLSPLGVVLNEATRLAIVPDGLLHGLPWGALCDERGRWLAERTPFAVCPSVAALVQALKSQAQTEHPRRAPALIVADPNPTSDAETEDLPPLTGARDEIACLSSLLGPSLTLAGEQATKARVLEALQGVRLAHLAVHGTSNGEEPLQATLHLTPTDADDGRLTAAEVYARDFPQLRLVTLSACDAALGAPLRGEGLTGLGQAFLAAGAASVVATLGRVEDRFMRDLVCAFYAALGEGLSPAVALQRAQSAHLTRHPAQWALVVVMGAP; from the coding sequence ATGGCGAGTCGTTGGTTGGCGGCAGTGTTCTTGCTGATGGCGACTGTCACGGCTTGTCGGCCGTCGCAGACCCCTTCCGGCGTCTTAGAAGTCTGGCGGCGCTTGCGGCAGTGGCCGGTGACAACGCCCCACGGCTTTCGGTTGTCCGGGGTTCAGACGCCGCCGGACGCCGGCGCTACAACCCTGGATGCAGCCAAAGCTGCGGAAGCCGCCGCTGTTGTCACTGCAACGGCGCTTGATCCGGCGCAGCGCGATCATGCTTGTCTCTGGCGCGACTTGGCGGCGGGCGACATCCGCTCCGCCCGCCGGCGTCTCCTCACCGCCGTTCCCAACGCCGACTCGGCTTGGGTGAATGACCGGGCGGCGGCTTACGCGGAGTGGGCGCTGCATTCCGGGCGACCGGAAAGCTTTGAAGCGGCGCTCCGGTCGTTTGGTGAAGCGCTGCGCGACGCCGCGCTGTCCGACACGGCGCGCTTCAACCGAGCGCTTTTGTTTCAGCGTCTTGGCTTGTCCGCCCGCGCTGAAACCGAGTGGAGACGTTACCTTGCGGATGCGCCGACGGACGCTTGGGCGGCGACGGCGCAACGCCATCTGGCTGATCTGTCGCGGCAGCCGCCGGATGCCGTCGCGCTCTGGACGACATTCGACAGGCTTGCCGCACGCTCCGAATCGGCTGAAATGGAGCGGTTTCTCGCCGATCACCTCGGTCGCCTCATCGGCGATGGGCTAAGCGAAGCCGCCCAAAACTTCTTGGTTTCCGGCGACGAACAACACTTGGCGCGGCTGCGACAGGTTGCGGATGCGGCGCGGCGGCGCGGCGAGGAACATTGGGTTGGCGATCTCGTCGAATCACTGACGGCGATTCGGTTGAACGGTCGTGCGACGGAATGGCTGACGGCTTACCACGTGTTGCTGCAAGCCCGCCGGCTCTATCCGATTGAAGGAAAGCCGACGGCGGCCGAACCGCTGTACGCACAAGCTCACCGGACGTTTCTGGCGTTGGGGGATTCGGCGAGCGCGGCGGAAGCTGAACTGGGACTGGTTTATTGCGCCGTCCAGATGCCTGACATTGAGCTGCTTGATCGCCGCAGCAGCAGGCTGTTGGCGGCGGCGCAGGCGCGACGCTACGTTCGGCTGGAGGGGCAGGTGTTGCGCGTACGAGCGCAGCTAGCGCTGCGCCAAGCCGATGCGCCGTCGGCTGTTGCCCAGTGCCGGGCAGCGCTGGCGCGATTCCAGACACTCGCCGACTGGGAGGAGTACCAGCGAACGCTGCTGATTCTAAGCGACGCCTATGAGCGTCAGGGACGGTCAGCGGCGGCTTTGGCGGCGTTGCGCGATCTGCTCCAGACCGGCTTGCAGCATGGGACGAACCTGCGCCGACGTTCGCAAGCCTGTGCTTTTGCAGCGCGAACCTGCGCCGCCGCCGGCGCTTTTGAACTGGGTCTTGTGTTTGCCGAAGAAGCGCGGGTGATGGCGGAAGGGCAGGCCTTTCCGGCCTTTCAACTCGACGCTGAAACCCTGTTGGCGGTTTTGGGCGTGCGGCTGGGACGGCGGACGGAAGCGGCGGCGGCGCTGGCGCGCGCTGAAGCCATCTTCGCTGGTGTTACCGACCCGCGCCTCCGGGCGGTGCTGGCGCTTGATTTTCTCCCGACGGCGGCCTGGTGCCGGATGGAACTGGGTGAGCCGACTGCTGCATTGCGCCTGTGCGCCGCCGCCGCAAAGAGCCTTCGCATCGGTCGGCACGACGCCTACCGGCCGCTGGTGGATTCGGTGCGCGGCGCGGCCTACTTGGCGCTCGGTGACGACCAAGCCGCCGAAGCCGCTCTGTCTGAAGGCATCCGTCGCTTGGAAGGACTGCGCCAAAAGTTGGCGCAAACACCGGATCGGCAGCGTTTCTTTCATCGGCATGCCGATCTCTATGAGCAGATGGCGCGCCTGCACCTGCGGCGCGGGCGAACGTATGAAGCGTTGGACTGGTTTGAACGGGCGCGCGCCCGGACGCTGCTCGACCGCCGCCGAACGCAGGAAGGGACAGCGTGCGCCGTACGCGCTCTGCAGCGGAGTTTGCCGGACAACCTTGTGGTCGTCGCCTATGCCGTTGACGATCACGGTGTAGAAGGCTTCGTCCTTGACCGCCGGACATTGCGCCGGCGGACGCTTCCCATCACACGCGAGCGACTCACCCGGATGACCGAGGCGCTCCTCCGGTGTCTTTCCGACCCAACCGACCAAATCGCGCCATTGCGCCAAGCCGGACAGGCGTTGGAAGCTGAACTATTGTCGCCGCTGGGGGTCGTCCTCAATGAAGCGACTCGTTTAGCGATTGTCCCTGACGGATTGCTCCACGGCCTGCCGTGGGGGGCGCTGTGTGATGAGCGAGGCCGGTGGTTGGCGGAGCGAACGCCGTTCGCCGTCTGTCCGAGCGTTGCGGCTTTGGTGCAGGCGCTCAAGTCGCAGGCGCAGACCGAGCATCCACGTCGCGCCCCCGCACTGATCGTTGCCGATCCCAACCCAACCTCCGACGCCGAAACGGAAGACCTGCCGCCGCTGACCGGCGCACGCGATGAGATCGCCTGCCTTTCGTCGCTTCTCGGCCCGTCGCTGACGCTGGCTGGGGAACAGGCGACTAAGGCGCGGGTTCTGGAGGCGCTGCAAGGCGTACGCCTCGCCCATCTCGCCGTGCATGGCACGTCGAACGGTGAAGAACCGTTGCAGGCGACGCTCCACCTGACGCCCACCGATGCTGACGACGGACGGCTGACGGCGGCGGAGGTTTATGCACGGGATTTTCCTCAACTCCGACTCGTGACGCTCTCGGCCTGCGACGCTGCTCTTGGCGCGCCGCTGCGCGGCGAAGGTCTGACGGGGCTGGGACAAGCGTTCTTGGCGGCGGGCGCAGCGAGCGTTGTAGCAACGCTTGGACGGGTGGAGGATCGTTTTATGCGGGATTTGGTTTGCGCGTTCTATGCGGCGCTGGGAGAGGGATTGAGCCCGGCGGTCGCGCTGCAGCGGGCGCAGTCGGCGCATCTGACGCGCCACCCGGCGCAGTGGGCGCTGGTGGTTGTGATGGGAGCGCCGTAA